The following proteins are encoded in a genomic region of Polyangiaceae bacterium:
- a CDS encoding ATP-binding protein, producing MPRRFNTAGPNDSARHTTISARSRVPALWEIIEQGSFFVLHAPRQMGKTTLLLDLAAAINREKTHVAAVVSLEPGASFPGVDAAELAMLDSWRYDFAAYLPADVPAPRWPDAPPGNRIGAALSAFAQECPRPLVLFLDGLDTLSRDVRVSVIRQIRAGKPRRPKGFPWSIGFASLRDPRELDSAQGPSSATNPISSISLEAEVIALPPLSREQVGQLCESLSEQLTQPVLSTAMDRIFDLTQGAPFLVNSLAQRIIEFQETRKGPVTASDVDKAREVLLERRGGLLDEVAERMRDARFKTLLEQLTAGTLRDLSSEEGRAAVDLGIARELPDGSVQFANPIWRLFAAKQLPTARSSLFSTDKPSWVRPDGRLDPAKLLDTFLEFWRRHGDQVFAGATYGELSPLVLTAFLNGIVKSGGLIEREYALGRGRMDVCIRQGGSALAMVVKVRRDRDADPVVEGLTQVDESLARHGIEDGWLVIFDRRKGLPPVSQRLRATPAETPAGRQIVVVRV from the coding sequence ATGCCCCGCCGATTCAATACGGCTGGCCCGAACGATTCGGCTCGCCACACCACGATTTCTGCGCGCTCGCGCGTTCCCGCCCTGTGGGAAATCATCGAGCAGGGCAGTTTCTTCGTGCTCCATGCGCCTCGGCAGATGGGCAAGACCACGCTGCTGCTCGACTTGGCAGCAGCCATCAATCGTGAAAAGACTCACGTTGCCGCAGTCGTTTCGCTCGAACCAGGTGCTTCGTTTCCTGGAGTGGATGCCGCCGAGCTCGCGATGCTCGACTCGTGGCGGTACGACTTCGCAGCGTATTTGCCCGCGGATGTGCCTGCGCCGCGATGGCCCGATGCTCCGCCTGGCAATCGCATCGGCGCAGCTCTCTCCGCGTTTGCGCAGGAATGCCCGCGTCCGTTGGTTCTGTTCCTCGATGGCCTCGACACGTTGTCTCGTGACGTGCGCGTGTCGGTCATCCGGCAGATTCGAGCGGGAAAGCCGCGACGTCCAAAGGGGTTTCCGTGGTCGATCGGGTTCGCGTCGCTTCGTGATCCACGCGAGCTCGATTCAGCGCAGGGACCGAGCAGCGCAACGAATCCGATAAGCTCCATCTCGCTCGAAGCCGAAGTGATCGCGTTGCCTCCTCTGTCACGCGAACAGGTTGGACAGCTTTGCGAATCGCTTTCGGAGCAGTTGACTCAGCCGGTGCTTTCCACGGCGATGGATCGCATCTTCGACCTGACGCAAGGCGCTCCATTTCTTGTGAACTCGCTCGCGCAACGCATCATCGAATTTCAAGAGACGCGCAAGGGCCCCGTGACCGCCAGCGATGTGGACAAGGCGCGTGAGGTTCTGCTCGAGCGTCGTGGCGGATTGCTCGACGAAGTTGCCGAACGCATGCGAGACGCGCGTTTCAAGACGCTGCTCGAGCAACTCACGGCGGGCACGTTGCGAGACCTTTCGTCCGAAGAAGGGCGGGCCGCGGTGGACTTGGGAATCGCTCGCGAGCTGCCGGATGGCTCGGTGCAGTTTGCCAATCCGATCTGGCGCTTGTTCGCCGCGAAGCAGCTTCCGACTGCCCGAAGCTCGCTGTTCTCGACGGACAAGCCTTCATGGGTTCGTCCCGACGGACGGCTCGATCCTGCCAAGTTGCTCGACACATTTCTCGAGTTCTGGCGAAGGCATGGCGATCAGGTTTTTGCGGGCGCCACGTATGGCGAGCTTTCGCCGCTCGTGCTCACCGCGTTTCTGAACGGCATCGTGAAGAGCGGAGGGCTCATCGAGCGCGAGTACGCGCTCGGGCGAGGGCGCATGGATGTGTGCATTCGTCAGGGCGGGTCGGCGCTCGCGATGGTCGTGAAAGTGCGGCGCGATCGCGACGCCGATCCGGTGGTCGAGGGGCTTACGCAGGTCGATGAATCGCTTGCGCGTCATGGCATCGAAGACGGATGGCTCGTCATCTTCGACAGGCGCAAAGGTCTTCCGCCCGTGTCCCAACGCCTGCGAGCGACTCCAGCCGAGACGCCTGCAGGTCGTCAAATCGTGGTCGTGCGCGTGTGA
- the ccsA gene encoding cytochrome c biogenesis protein CcsA — MTHVLSLATFLVAALLYGVASVLFFLDIARKNLRPGPTNDGRTSARSSAEPRLPPALLGIAAVSHLAYVTFAGIVAKVCPVNSVHFSLSLASILAVVLYLPARRRFRIDAIGVLLAPLGLATILGTFFVGQPASANSFGAPFLALHVLANLAGAALFMLAGGSSLLYLIQERRIKQKHAQARTRRLPPLEVLDKAGHRFLVAGFPLLTLGILTGTIWSNHLESGTIDEILRSVLGYTTWFVFATVLLLRAAAGFRGRRAAYGTITGLLCVAAVLAIYLVRPAIERVGG; from the coding sequence ATGACGCACGTCCTTTCACTGGCCACGTTCCTCGTGGCGGCGCTCCTCTATGGAGTGGCCAGCGTGCTGTTTTTTCTCGATATCGCCCGGAAAAACCTGAGGCCTGGCCCTACGAACGATGGCCGTACGAGCGCGCGATCCTCAGCCGAGCCACGGCTTCCACCCGCGCTCCTCGGCATCGCAGCAGTTTCGCACCTGGCCTACGTCACCTTCGCGGGCATCGTGGCCAAGGTTTGTCCTGTCAACTCAGTGCATTTTTCGCTCTCCCTTGCATCGATCCTCGCAGTGGTCCTGTATCTCCCAGCCAGGAGACGATTTCGTATCGATGCGATCGGCGTGCTCCTGGCCCCACTGGGTCTCGCAACCATCCTCGGTACATTTTTCGTAGGCCAACCGGCCTCCGCCAATTCGTTCGGCGCTCCGTTTCTTGCTCTCCACGTGCTCGCCAACCTCGCTGGCGCGGCGCTGTTCATGCTCGCTGGAGGTTCGTCACTGCTTTATTTGATTCAGGAACGTAGGATCAAACAGAAGCATGCACAGGCTCGGACGCGTCGCCTTCCGCCGCTCGAAGTGCTGGACAAAGCAGGCCATCGTTTTCTCGTGGCGGGTTTTCCCTTGCTCACGCTCGGCATCCTCACGGGGACCATCTGGTCGAACCATCTCGAGTCGGGGACGATCGACGAGATTTTACGCTCGGTGCTCGGCTACACGACGTGGTTTGTCTTTGCCACCGTTTTGCTTCTACGCGCCGCGGCCGGATTTCGTGGCCGGCGAGCCGCATACGGCACGATCACCGGCCTTCTTTGCGTCGCAGCCGTACTTGCCATCTATCTCGTGCGGCCGGCCATCGAGCGGGTTGGAGGCTAA
- the pssA gene encoding CDP-diacylglycerol--serine O-phosphatidyltransferase, whose product MNKALRRRFDLKKSLFLLPNMITLTSIFCGFYSIVTSARAQGESDFYRAALLIVFAMFFDTLDGRVARATKTQSAFGLQIDSLADIVSFGVAPSLLVYQWQLFRLDTLGLVVSFLFTAAGAVRLARFNVLSMGDGGKPSKPSKYIVGLPIPGAAGVLVAIVLANHSAGDVIGHAEHAPMILGVTFGLSVFMVSTIRFRSFKEVRFNAMTALLVTFVVLSSVFVSVKMQPAFVLLWLLGCYLFVGVVESIWQLPRRMRSSAVARDSSPPPAATA is encoded by the coding sequence ATGAACAAGGCACTACGGCGACGATTCGACTTGAAGAAGAGCCTATTTTTGCTGCCGAACATGATCACGCTGACGAGCATCTTTTGCGGGTTTTACAGCATCGTCACGTCGGCGAGGGCGCAGGGGGAAAGTGATTTTTACCGCGCTGCGTTGCTCATCGTGTTCGCGATGTTTTTCGACACGCTCGATGGACGCGTTGCACGGGCGACGAAGACGCAGAGTGCGTTTGGACTGCAGATCGATTCGCTTGCCGACATCGTTTCGTTCGGCGTGGCGCCATCGCTCCTCGTTTACCAGTGGCAGCTCTTCCGTCTCGATACGCTTGGTCTCGTCGTCTCCTTCTTGTTCACGGCGGCCGGTGCTGTGCGTTTGGCTCGATTCAACGTGCTCAGCATGGGTGATGGCGGCAAACCGTCGAAGCCGTCGAAGTACATCGTGGGTTTGCCCATTCCGGGAGCTGCCGGCGTCCTCGTGGCGATTGTCTTGGCAAACCACTCGGCTGGGGACGTCATCGGTCATGCCGAGCACGCTCCGATGATCCTGGGCGTGACGTTTGGCTTGTCGGTCTTCATGGTGTCGACGATCCGTTTCCGTTCGTTCAAGGAAGTTCGCTTCAACGCGATGACCGCGCTGCTCGTCACGTTCGTCGTGCTCTCCAGCGTGTTTGTCTCGGTGAAGATGCAGCCGGCCTTCGTTCTGCTTTGGCTGCTCGGTTGCTATCTCTTCGTCGGTGTGGTCGAGTCGATTTGGCAGTTGCCTCGTCGCATGCGTTCATCCGCCGTCGCGCGTGATTCGAGCCCCCCGCCCGCAGCGACGGCTTAG
- a CDS encoding NADP-dependent oxidoreductase: MKAVRIHEYGDASVLRLDDVESPALGPRDVRIRVCATSVNPVDWKIRSGGQRNIIPLELPWILGLDVSGVVVEVGPKVTRFQKGDEVWSSPTHRRPGTYAEEVCIDESEVALKPKTASHDEAASLPLVALTAYQCLVEAGQLKPGQTVLIHAGAGGVGSVAIQIAKHLGARVITTCSARNAEFVKQLGADEVVDYTKTRVEDAVSNVDLILDSLGEPAFDSNMKIVRRGGRIANITVNVPGHVERHGPTLGLFTLAGSFLWMHLAPLFKNFVILKHVIKRCDGRMLQEIADLVDEGAIKPTIDKVFPLADVQEAHRYSESNRARGKIVLHVADA; this comes from the coding sequence ATGAAAGCCGTCCGAATTCACGAATATGGCGACGCCTCCGTCCTTCGCCTCGACGACGTCGAATCCCCCGCTCTCGGCCCTCGCGACGTGCGCATCCGCGTGTGCGCCACGTCGGTAAACCCTGTCGATTGGAAAATCCGCAGCGGCGGCCAGCGAAACATCATCCCGCTCGAGCTGCCTTGGATCCTCGGGCTCGACGTCTCCGGTGTCGTCGTCGAAGTCGGCCCGAAGGTGACCCGCTTCCAAAAAGGCGACGAAGTATGGTCGTCCCCGACGCACAGGCGGCCAGGAACGTACGCCGAAGAAGTTTGCATCGACGAATCCGAGGTGGCGCTCAAACCGAAAACAGCGAGCCACGACGAAGCTGCGTCCTTGCCCCTCGTCGCGCTCACCGCGTACCAATGCCTCGTCGAAGCGGGTCAGCTAAAACCCGGACAAACCGTGCTCATCCACGCCGGGGCCGGCGGCGTCGGCAGCGTCGCCATTCAAATTGCCAAGCATCTCGGCGCACGCGTCATCACCACGTGCAGCGCGCGCAATGCTGAATTCGTCAAGCAGCTCGGGGCCGACGAAGTCGTCGATTACACGAAGACCCGCGTGGAGGACGCCGTCTCCAATGTCGACCTCATCCTCGATTCGCTCGGCGAGCCTGCATTCGATTCCAATATGAAAATCGTGCGCCGAGGCGGGCGCATTGCGAACATCACCGTCAACGTCCCCGGGCACGTCGAACGTCACGGCCCGACGCTCGGTCTCTTCACGCTCGCAGGATCGTTTCTTTGGATGCACCTCGCGCCGCTATTCAAAAACTTCGTCATCTTGAAACACGTCATCAAACGTTGTGACGGACGAATGCTCCAGGAAATCGCCGATCTCGTCGACGAGGGTGCCATCAAACCGACCATCGACAAGGTTTTTCCGCTCGCAGACGTACAAGAAGCACACCGGTACAGCGAATCCAACCGCGCTCGAGGAAAGATCGTGTTGCACGTAGCGGATGCGTAA